CCGCGGGGTGATAGTCAACATCTGCTCGACCTACGGCCTGGTAGGACCGGACCAGCGCATCTACCAGCGCACAGGCGAAGCACCCAGGTTCAAACCGGTGGTCTACTCCGTCACCAAAGCGGGCATCCTTGGGTTGACCCGCTACCTGGCGACGTACTACGCTGGACAAGGGATCCGTGTCAACGCCCTCACGCCGGGCGGGGTCTTCAACGATCACGACGACCAGTTCGTGCACAACTACAGCGCCCGAACGGTGCTCGGGCGTATGGCCCACAAGGATGAAATGAATGGGGCGCTGCTCTTCTTGGCCTCGGATGCTTCATCCTACATGACGGGCGCCAACCTGGTGGTCGACGGAGGCTGGACAGCATGGTAGCCCGACCCCATGTCCTGGCCATCGTCCCGGCACGCGGCGGATCGAAATCGATCCCTCGCAAGAACATCCGTCCTTTCTGTGGCCAACCCTTGATAGCCTACAGCATCGCGGCTGGCCTGCAGGCGGAGACGGTTGAGCGTGTCCTCGTGAGCACGGATGATCACGAAATCGCTGAGATTGCCCGCCAGCTCGGCGCAGAGGTGCCCGTCCTCCGACCTGCCGCGCTGGCCACCGATGAGACAACCGACCTTCCCGTGTTTCGGCATGCCTTGTTGTGGCTGGAGCAGGAGCAGAGCTACCGTCCGGACCTGGTCGTGCAGCTGCGCCCCACCTCGCCTGTCCGGCCGCGCAGTTTGGTGGACCAGGCGGTGCGACTGCTCGCCGACCACCCCGAGGCCGACTCCGTGCGCGGCGTCGTCCCTTCCGGCCAGAACCCCCACAAGATGTGGCAGGTCTCGCCGGATGGACGGCTGCGGCCGCTGCTCGAGGTGCAGGGTGTGCCTGAAGCCTACAATGCCCCTCGCCAGGCTCTGCCGCCGACGTTCTGGCAAACCGGGCATATCGACGTTTTTCGGAGATCTACCGTTATGGACAAGGGATCCATGAGCGGCGACGCTATTCTGCCGGTGTTGATCGATCCTGCCTACTCCGTCGATATCGATACCTCTCGAGATTGGGAGCGGGCCGAATGGCTGCTGGAGTCCGGCGATCTGGATGCGGTGCGGG
This Anaerolineales bacterium DNA region includes the following protein-coding sequences:
- a CDS encoding SDR family oxidoreductase; its protein translation is NSAALDPKFDREHSDRPAGAFEDFPLDAWNQALAVNLTGAFLCAQAVAPIMLPQGRGVIVNICSTYGLVGPDQRIYQRTGEAPRFKPVVYSVTKAGILGLTRYLATYYAGQGIRVNALTPGGVFNDHDDQFVHNYSARTVLGRMAHKDEMNGALLFLASDASSYMTGANLVVDGGWTAW
- a CDS encoding acylneuraminate cytidylyltransferase, with translation MVARPHVLAIVPARGGSKSIPRKNIRPFCGQPLIAYSIAAGLQAETVERVLVSTDDHEIAEIARQLGAEVPVLRPAALATDETTDLPVFRHALLWLEQEQSYRPDLVVQLRPTSPVRPRSLVDQAVRLLADHPEADSVRGVVPSGQNPHKMWQVSPDGRLRPLLEVQGVPEAYNAPRQALPPTFWQTGHIDVFRRSTVMDKGSMSGDAILPVLIDPAYSVDIDTSRDWERAEWLLESGDLDAVRVGPSKRRLPESVSLLVMDFDGVLTDDRVWVDQDGGEAVAASRADGMGLARLRQAGIPAIVLSSETNPVVAARCRKLGIEAIQGVGDKGQALLEILRSQGVPAHSTVYVGNDLNDLPCFPLVGWAVAVADARPPVRLAADYVLRNPGGHGAVRELCDLVLEQTHKR